A single window of uncultured Methanospirillum sp. DNA harbors:
- a CDS encoding V-type ATP synthase subunit B, whose product MKEYRTISQIAGPLVFVEKTEPIGYQELVNIVLSDGTEKRGQVLDTSDDIVVVQVFESTTGIGKDSGVRFTGETIKMPVGKDMLGRILSGAGKPKDGGPEIVPEKRLEITGAAINPWARASPRQFIQTGISTIDLTNTLVRGQKLPIFSGAGLPHNEIALQIARQAKVPGSDEEFAVVFAAMGITKEEENQFMAEFERTGALEHAVVFLNLADDPAVERIITPRLALTTAEYLAFELGYHVLVILTDMTNYCEALRQIGAAREEVPGRRGYPGYMYTDLASLYERAGIIKGKKGSVTQLSILTMPGDDITHPIPDLSGYITEGQIVVNRDLHRKGIYPPINVLPSLSRLMNLGIGKGFTREDHKKVSDQLYAGYAEGMDLRGLVAIVGKDALSERDRGFLDFADDFEKRFVRQGKDEDRTIEDSLDLGWDLLKDMAEEQLGRIDRETIQKYHPKYRKKAE is encoded by the coding sequence ATGAAGGAATACCGAACGATCTCCCAGATTGCCGGTCCACTGGTCTTTGTCGAGAAGACAGAGCCTATCGGATACCAGGAACTGGTCAATATCGTTCTCTCTGATGGAACCGAGAAGCGTGGTCAGGTTCTTGATACCTCTGACGATATCGTCGTTGTGCAGGTCTTCGAGTCCACGACCGGTATCGGAAAGGACAGTGGTGTCAGGTTCACCGGCGAGACTATCAAGATGCCGGTGGGCAAGGATATGCTCGGCCGTATCCTCTCCGGTGCAGGTAAACCAAAGGACGGCGGTCCTGAGATTGTCCCTGAGAAGCGGCTTGAGATCACTGGTGCTGCAATCAACCCATGGGCACGTGCATCACCACGTCAGTTCATCCAGACCGGAATTTCAACCATCGATCTGACAAACACCCTTGTCCGTGGTCAGAAACTTCCGATCTTCTCGGGAGCAGGTCTGCCACACAACGAGATTGCACTGCAGATTGCACGTCAGGCAAAGGTTCCGGGATCTGATGAGGAGTTCGCAGTCGTGTTCGCTGCAATGGGTATCACCAAGGAAGAAGAGAACCAGTTCATGGCTGAGTTCGAGCGGACCGGTGCTCTTGAGCACGCCGTAGTTTTCCTGAACCTTGCAGATGATCCTGCTGTCGAGCGTATCATCACACCACGTCTCGCACTGACCACCGCAGAGTATCTGGCATTCGAGCTCGGATACCATGTGCTGGTTATCCTGACCGATATGACCAACTACTGTGAAGCACTGCGTCAGATCGGTGCAGCACGTGAAGAGGTTCCAGGTCGTCGTGGATATCCGGGATACATGTACACCGATCTTGCATCTCTGTACGAGCGTGCCGGTATCATCAAGGGCAAGAAGGGTTCAGTGACCCAGCTCTCGATCCTGACGATGCCTGGTGACGATATCACCCACCCGATCCCTGATCTCTCCGGGTACATTACCGAAGGGCAGATCGTGGTCAACCGTGATCTCCACCGCAAGGGTATCTACCCACCGATCAACGTGCTTCCGTCCCTTTCCCGTCTGATGAACCTCGGTATCGGAAAAGGATTCACCCGTGAAGACCACAAGAAGGTTTCAGACCAGCTGTATGCAGGATATGCAGAAGGTATGGATCTTCGTGGCCTTGTGGCAATCGTCGGAAAGGACGCACTCTCTGAGAGAGACCGTGGATTCCTTGACTTCGCAGACGACTTCGAGAAGCGGTTCGTCAGACAGGGCAAGGATGAAGACCGGACGATCGAGGATTCACTCGACCTTGGCTGGGATCTCCTCAAGGATATGGCAGAAGAACAGCTCGGCCGTATCGACCGTGAGACGATCCAGAAGTATCACCCGAAGTACCGCAAAAAGGCGGAGTGA
- a CDS encoding V-type ATP synthase subunit C, which yields MVQNTGGPAPYIYVSTRLRVRKAKLLAPEEYQRMLNMSLPEIIRLIGETEYQKEVDELGTSFEGIDLIEVALSWNLAKEYQRVIDLAPGALKEFTMAYLRRWDIYNVLTILRGKMQGMKEGKIKEVLIPAGSLDKVVLDRVLGEESCERVADALKGWKMYPTVAAGIQEGCSAGSFAKLENDLYKQLYADLLTIARRGVKGGSQFLKFVQLEIDIKNIKTLFRMRGDGYEEDAREFFIPGSTFTPEELQQMNQMGSRNEVIDAIVGRIKSIALLNALEELRTEKSEQEVDAELTKTQLDHMEQLSKINPFSIHPILVYLEKKKYEVFNLRAIARGKESKLAGDTIAKYLVI from the coding sequence ATGGTTCAGAACACGGGCGGTCCGGCACCATACATCTACGTCAGCACCAGGCTGCGTGTACGGAAAGCCAAACTGCTCGCCCCTGAGGAATACCAGCGTATGCTCAACATGAGCCTTCCTGAGATCATCCGCCTGATCGGGGAGACCGAGTACCAGAAAGAAGTGGACGAACTGGGAACTTCCTTTGAAGGGATCGATCTCATTGAGGTCGCTCTCTCATGGAACCTGGCCAAGGAGTACCAGCGGGTCATCGACCTTGCTCCCGGTGCTCTCAAGGAGTTCACGATGGCATACCTCCGTCGCTGGGACATCTACAATGTCCTGACCATCCTCCGCGGTAAGATGCAGGGGATGAAGGAAGGTAAGATCAAAGAGGTGCTCATCCCTGCCGGCAGTCTTGACAAGGTTGTTCTCGATCGTGTTCTTGGCGAAGAGTCATGTGAGCGGGTCGCTGACGCCCTGAAAGGGTGGAAGATGTACCCGACCGTTGCTGCAGGAATCCAGGAAGGATGTTCAGCAGGATCCTTTGCCAAACTTGAGAATGATCTCTACAAGCAGTTATATGCTGATCTTCTCACCATCGCACGTCGCGGAGTGAAAGGAGGAAGCCAGTTCCTCAAGTTTGTCCAGCTGGAGATTGATATCAAGAATATCAAGACGCTCTTCAGGATGCGGGGGGACGGGTACGAAGAGGATGCACGTGAGTTCTTCATCCCCGGATCGACCTTCACACCTGAGGAACTTCAGCAGATGAACCAGATGGGGAGCAGAAACGAGGTCATCGATGCCATTGTCGGCAGGATAAAATCGATCGCACTGCTCAATGCCCTTGAAGAGCTGAGAACAGAAAAGTCCGAGCAGGAGGTCGATGCAGAACTGACCAAGACCCAGCTCGACCACATGGAGCAGCTCTCCAAGATCAACCCGTTCTCCATTCACCCGATTCTGGTGTACCTCGAGAAGAAGAAGTATGAAGTCTTCAATCTGCGGGCAATAGCCCGTGGCAAGGAGTCCAAACTTGCGGGCGATACGATCGCGAAGTACCTGGTGATCTGA
- the scmF gene encoding SynChlorMet cassette radical SAM/SPASM protein ScmF: MTEETITKTVPPLGMLYFYLTGDCNMACRHCWIAPTFEHSDRSQKALPFDLFKKIVTEAKEIGLSGVKLTGGEPLIHPDIIPMLRFIRDQHLHLTIESNGVAVTPHIADLIKSCPGSFISISIDGNRESHEWMRGVKGSFDRVSQGVKTLVETGIHPQVIMAVAGRNKGEMADLAKYAQEMGAGSVKYNFVTPTARGEAMEAEGATVTVQEQIELSRWVQNELQKELKIQLMTNLPFAFRSLSSLYGPQGNCGRCGIFSILGVLSDGTYALCGIGTSVPELCFGHASRDQIKDIWEKADALNEIREHLPKDLKGICSRCLVKNVCIGQCVANNYYVEKDLLAGHKFCEDALKAGVFPMTRLAEGQVH; the protein is encoded by the coding sequence ATGACTGAAGAGACAATAACAAAAACCGTCCCTCCTCTTGGGATGTTGTACTTTTATCTCACCGGTGACTGCAACATGGCCTGCCGTCACTGCTGGATCGCACCGACCTTTGAACACTCTGACCGGTCTCAGAAAGCTCTCCCGTTCGATCTCTTCAAAAAGATCGTAACTGAAGCAAAAGAAATCGGCCTCTCGGGAGTGAAACTCACCGGAGGAGAACCCCTCATTCACCCTGACATCATCCCGATGCTCCGGTTCATCAGGGATCAGCATCTCCATCTGACCATCGAGTCAAACGGAGTAGCAGTTACTCCACATATCGCAGACCTGATAAAATCCTGTCCTGGTTCGTTTATTTCCATTAGTATCGACGGGAACCGTGAATCTCATGAATGGATGCGGGGAGTGAAGGGATCCTTTGATCGGGTAAGCCAGGGAGTGAAAACCCTCGTAGAGACCGGAATCCATCCTCAGGTGATCATGGCTGTTGCCGGCAGAAACAAAGGTGAAATGGCAGATTTGGCAAAATATGCACAGGAGATGGGAGCCGGCTCTGTTAAATACAATTTTGTCACCCCGACTGCACGAGGCGAAGCGATGGAAGCTGAAGGAGCGACGGTCACGGTGCAGGAACAGATTGAACTCTCCCGGTGGGTGCAGAACGAGCTCCAAAAGGAACTGAAGATTCAGTTGATGACGAATCTGCCATTCGCATTCAGATCGCTCTCATCGCTCTATGGTCCACAGGGGAACTGTGGAAGATGCGGTATCTTCTCCATACTCGGAGTTCTCTCAGACGGAACCTATGCCCTCTGTGGTATCGGAACCAGTGTGCCTGAACTCTGTTTCGGTCATGCATCCAGGGATCAGATCAAAGATATCTGGGAGAAAGCAGACGCATTAAACGAGATCCGTGAGCATCTTCCAAAGGATCTGAAAGGGATCTGTTCCCGGTGCCTGGTGAAGAATGTCTGTATCGGCCAGTGTGTTGCTAATAATTACTATGTAGAGAAGGATCTTCTGGCCGGCCATAAATTCTGTGAAGATGCACTGAAAGCCGGAGTATTCCCGATGACCAGGCTGGCTGAAGGACAAGTACACTGA
- a CDS encoding ATP synthase subunit A, with product MEVKRNKGVLKRIAGPVVTAINLDAHMYDVVKVGNEQLMGEVIKIKGDNVIIQVYEDTSGIRPGEPVENTNLPLSVELGPGLLTSIYDGIQRPLEFLFEKMGSFIERGVNAPGLSHDKKWEFKPTVKAGDAVKAGTIIGTVQETNIVHKIMVPPRSEGGKIKEIKSGSFTIDEVVCVLENGEEITMLQKWPVRVPRPVTEKLNPDIPLITGLRILDGLFPVAKGGTAAIPGPFGSGKTVTQQSLAKWSDAEIVVYIGCGERGNEMTEVLTEFPELEDPKTGRPLMERTVLIANTSNMPVAAREASVYTGITIAEYFRDMGYDVSLMADSTSRWAEAMREISSRLEEMPGEEGYPAYLAARLSEFYERAGRVNTLNKDMGSITVIGAVSPPGGDFSEPVTQNTLRIVKCFWALDAKLSQRRHFPAINWLQSYSLYLDTLGPYYDEKVSPEWNPLRTWAMEVLQKEAELQEIVQLVGSDALPDEQQVTIEVARMLREIFLQQNAYDPVDTYCDMTKQFDMLKAIRFYSDQANTALKAGVVITQITGLKSKSDLPQIKYIKEYKPEIEKILKGMETEFTKLREAA from the coding sequence GTGGAAGTAAAACGCAACAAGGGTGTTTTAAAGAGGATTGCAGGACCTGTGGTCACTGCAATCAATCTCGACGCCCACATGTATGATGTGGTAAAGGTCGGGAACGAGCAGCTGATGGGGGAGGTCATCAAGATCAAGGGTGATAACGTTATCATCCAGGTCTACGAGGATACTTCAGGCATCAGACCCGGAGAGCCGGTTGAGAATACAAACCTTCCACTCTCCGTTGAACTCGGACCCGGTCTTCTAACCAGTATTTACGATGGTATCCAGCGTCCTCTCGAATTCCTCTTCGAGAAGATGGGCAGTTTCATCGAGCGTGGTGTGAATGCACCAGGACTTTCCCATGACAAGAAGTGGGAGTTCAAGCCAACTGTAAAAGCTGGCGACGCTGTGAAAGCCGGAACCATCATCGGAACCGTGCAGGAGACCAACATCGTTCACAAGATCATGGTTCCCCCACGCTCCGAGGGTGGAAAGATCAAGGAGATCAAGAGCGGCTCGTTCACTATCGACGAAGTCGTCTGTGTCCTTGAGAACGGTGAAGAGATCACGATGCTCCAGAAGTGGCCGGTTCGTGTTCCACGTCCGGTTACTGAGAAACTGAATCCAGACATTCCGCTGATCACCGGTCTGCGTATTCTCGATGGTCTCTTCCCGGTTGCAAAGGGAGGAACTGCAGCAATTCCAGGTCCGTTCGGATCGGGAAAGACCGTTACCCAGCAGTCACTTGCCAAGTGGTCCGACGCTGAGATCGTGGTTTATATCGGTTGCGGAGAGCGTGGTAACGAGATGACTGAGGTTCTTACCGAGTTCCCGGAGCTCGAAGACCCGAAGACCGGCAGACCACTCATGGAGAGGACTGTCCTTATCGCAAACACCTCAAACATGCCAGTGGCTGCCCGTGAAGCATCTGTGTACACCGGTATTACCATCGCGGAATACTTCCGTGACATGGGATACGACGTCTCCCTGATGGCAGACTCAACCTCACGGTGGGCAGAAGCAATGCGTGAAATTTCTTCGCGTCTTGAAGAGATGCCTGGTGAGGAAGGATATCCTGCATACCTTGCAGCACGTCTTTCAGAGTTCTACGAGCGTGCAGGCCGTGTCAACACCCTGAACAAGGATATGGGATCTATCACCGTTATCGGTGCTGTATCCCCGCCTGGTGGAGACTTTTCAGAGCCGGTTACCCAGAACACCCTGCGTATCGTCAAGTGTTTCTGGGCACTGGATGCCAAGCTCTCCCAGCGTCGTCACTTCCCTGCCATCAACTGGCTGCAGTCATACTCCCTCTACCTTGACACCCTCGGCCCGTACTACGACGAGAAGGTCTCACCAGAGTGGAACCCGCTCCGTACCTGGGCAATGGAAGTTCTCCAGAAGGAAGCAGAACTGCAGGAGATTGTGCAGCTCGTCGGTTCAGATGCACTGCCTGATGAGCAGCAGGTCACCATCGAAGTTGCACGTATGCTTCGTGAGATCTTCCTCCAGCAGAATGCGTACGACCCGGTGGATACCTACTGTGACATGACCAAGCAGTTCGATATGCTCAAGGCAATCCGCTTCTACTCAGACCAGGCAAACACTGCTCTGAAGGCAGGCGTTGTGATCACCCAGATCACCGGACTGAAGTCAAAGTCAGATCTTCCACAGATCAAGTACATCAAGGAATACAAACCTGAGATTGAGAAGATCCTCAAGGGTATGGAAACTGAATTTACCAAACTCAGGGAGGCAGCCTGA
- the scmC gene encoding SynChlorMet cassette protein ScmC — MYTLSLPREHHWTITADPDRFWWLEAIAPLLTLSSGEILNSGLISVAPLLPEDPIRSEDWQVFGSVYGKIALNQKQKLIEIGIPNSAADYPEHLSSGIKLLMVGISAILLSEHCLLLHAATLVHDGQAVLLAASSGGGKSTSARRVPPPWSAPGDENCLVIPDSSGGYLVSVLPTASKIAAGEEGLFWNPTLAYPLKAICILKQADEDTIESFPQSQAAVCMTNSFSQATWNQFCLMDKELQNEMRTLSFGNACSLVKEIPVYLLSATLTGRFWEVIEQKLFR; from the coding sequence ATGTATACCCTTTCATTGCCACGGGAACATCACTGGACGATCACTGCTGATCCTGACCGGTTCTGGTGGCTGGAAGCCATTGCTCCTCTCCTCACCCTCTCCTCGGGAGAGATTCTCAACTCCGGACTGATATCGGTTGCTCCGCTCTTACCTGAAGATCCCATCCGTTCTGAAGACTGGCAGGTATTTGGCAGTGTGTATGGGAAGATCGCTCTCAATCAGAAACAAAAACTGATTGAGATTGGAATCCCGAATTCTGCCGCAGATTACCCCGAACATCTTTCATCTGGGATAAAATTACTGATGGTTGGTATTAGTGCCATTCTTCTTTCTGAGCATTGCCTTCTTCTTCATGCTGCAACCCTTGTCCACGATGGGCAGGCGGTTCTGTTGGCCGCATCCAGCGGAGGAGGAAAATCCACTTCAGCCCGGCGGGTTCCTCCACCCTGGTCCGCCCCCGGCGATGAGAATTGTCTTGTCATTCCTGATAGCTCCGGAGGATATCTTGTATCGGTGCTGCCAACCGCAAGTAAAATCGCAGCCGGAGAAGAGGGACTTTTTTGGAATCCGACCCTCGCATATCCACTGAAAGCGATCTGCATTCTCAAACAGGCTGATGAGGATACCATAGAATCATTTCCTCAATCGCAGGCAGCAGTCTGTATGACCAATTCGTTCAGTCAGGCGACCTGGAATCAGTTCTGCCTCATGGATAAGGAACTTCAGAACGAGATGAGAACCCTCAGTTTTGGGAATGCATGCTCTCTGGTCAAGGAGATCCCGGTCTATCTCCTCAGTGCTACGCTGACAGGCAGGTTCTGGGAAGTGATTGAACAGAAGTTATTCAGATAA
- a CDS encoding signal peptidase I: MKYNPPQITQFNVGYYQNGLPEINGDEIVYLGMSMYPTFIDGDWVIFDRFTHIQRGDVIVYPEPGGHRYIIHRVIAIQRDQVQTAGDNNRSPDSYSIARQSIIGKVIRKRRFDVTSSVRGGIRGRVYFRYLVSIHRRIRESIKVGKPLYELLVRGAILGRLFAPFLDIRQVVLIKDGKTEIRLFLNNHYVGMRKGAEQPWSIRAPFRMFIDPNKLPAYGEVIREALEESVASNRNTPDDRKLGVTQEN, from the coding sequence ATGAAATACAATCCACCCCAAATCACCCAGTTCAATGTCGGATATTATCAGAATGGTCTGCCAGAGATCAACGGAGATGAGATCGTATATCTGGGGATGAGTATGTACCCAACCTTCATCGATGGTGATTGGGTAATATTTGACCGTTTTACTCATATACAGCGTGGGGATGTGATCGTCTATCCTGAACCTGGGGGACATAGGTATATTATCCATCGGGTGATTGCAATCCAGAGAGACCAGGTTCAGACTGCTGGTGATAATAACCGAAGTCCTGATTCGTATTCGATTGCTCGTCAATCAATTATCGGAAAGGTTATCAGGAAGCGGAGGTTTGATGTAACGTCATCAGTCAGAGGAGGAATCCGGGGGAGAGTTTACTTCAGATACCTGGTATCTATCCACCGAAGAATTCGGGAATCAATTAAAGTTGGAAAGCCTCTGTATGAACTTCTTGTCCGGGGAGCTATCCTCGGAAGACTGTTTGCTCCATTTCTGGATATCAGGCAGGTTGTCCTGATTAAAGATGGGAAGACGGAGATCAGGTTATTTTTGAATAATCATTATGTGGGGATGCGGAAAGGAGCTGAGCAACCGTGGAGTATCAGGGCTCCATTTCGGATGTTTATTGATCCTAATAAACTGCCTGCGTATGGAGAGGTAATCAGGGAGGCACTTGAAGAGAGCGTGGCCTCAAATAGAAATACGCCAGATGACCGAAAACTCGGTGTGACCCAGGAAAATTGA
- a CDS encoding V-type ATP synthase subunit F: MEIAVIGNSEFILGFRLAGITKTYAAESEEKVVEQVNRVLDDSNVGILVLNSGDMAKIPPRLRTTLENSVHPTVITLGEQEGGLSMRERIKRSVGVDLWK, encoded by the coding sequence ATGGAGATCGCGGTAATCGGGAATAGTGAGTTCATCCTCGGATTCAGACTTGCTGGGATCACAAAGACCTATGCTGCTGAGTCTGAAGAGAAGGTTGTTGAGCAGGTTAACCGGGTGTTAGACGATAGCAACGTGGGAATCCTGGTTCTCAACAGCGGCGACATGGCAAAGATACCACCAAGACTCCGGACAACTCTGGAAAATTCTGTTCATCCAACGGTCATCACCCTTGGCGAACAGGAAGGAGGGTTGTCAATGCGGGAGAGAATTAAACGATCAGTGGGTGTAGATCTGTGGAAGTAA
- a CDS encoding V-type ATP synthase subunit E family protein, whose product MGLDAVIAEIKEKGRVESEAINREADGKKVDLLNVAQQKAETVKAAARDEAGKTTIHIISQEEAAGHLVVKRQILNAQKELMDEVYRQALDKIEAMPDSFHKGAISSLLRKAKTEIPKGTVSCCGRDEKALKDVLSESEFSVFTFGKVVGIDGGVIVESTDGQFQVDFSYHTFMSQVWESGLKDASDILFA is encoded by the coding sequence ATGGGACTGGATGCAGTCATTGCAGAAATAAAAGAGAAAGGACGGGTAGAGTCTGAGGCAATCAACAGAGAAGCCGATGGTAAGAAGGTCGATCTTCTGAACGTTGCCCAGCAGAAAGCAGAGACGGTCAAAGCTGCAGCACGGGATGAGGCGGGTAAAACCACCATTCATATCATCTCGCAGGAAGAGGCTGCAGGACACCTTGTCGTAAAGCGCCAGATCCTCAATGCTCAGAAGGAGCTGATGGACGAGGTGTACAGACAGGCACTTGACAAGATCGAAGCCATGCCTGATTCTTTCCACAAAGGTGCCATCTCATCACTGCTCCGCAAGGCAAAGACAGAGATTCCGAAAGGAACTGTCAGCTGCTGCGGCCGGGATGAGAAAGCCCTGAAAGATGTTCTGAGCGAGTCAGAATTCAGTGTTTTCACCTTTGGAAAAGTGGTAGGTATCGATGGTGGTGTCATCGTCGAGAGTACCGACGGTCAATTTCAGGTAGACTTCAGTTACCATACCTTCATGAGCCAGGTATGGGAGTCAGGACTTAAAGACGCGTCAGACATTCTCTTCGCATAA
- a CDS encoding V-type ATP synthase subunit D encodes MADIKPTRSEFIDTKRKIKLSQNGYKILKMKRDGLIMEFFKILEQARDTRGALMINYQRAQQMMAVANTIEGSIGVKAAAFSVRETPDITLKSKNIMGVVVPEIESSKVRKGIAERGYGVIGTTPVIDDTAKAFEELVEAIIKSAEVETTMKRLLDEIESTKRRVNALEFKVIPQLISTRDFIKMRLDEMEREELFRLKKIKARTQA; translated from the coding sequence ATGGCAGACATCAAGCCGACCAGATCTGAGTTCATTGACACCAAACGGAAGATCAAACTCTCCCAGAATGGGTACAAGATCCTCAAGATGAAGCGTGATGGGCTGATCATGGAGTTCTTCAAGATTCTGGAACAGGCACGGGATACCCGTGGTGCATTGATGATCAACTATCAGCGTGCCCAGCAGATGATGGCTGTCGCAAACACGATTGAGGGTTCAATCGGTGTGAAGGCAGCTGCATTCTCTGTCAGGGAAACCCCTGACATCACGCTGAAGAGCAAGAACATCATGGGTGTTGTGGTTCCTGAGATCGAGTCCAGCAAGGTCCGCAAGGGCATTGCAGAGCGTGGATATGGTGTAATCGGAACCACCCCGGTCATCGATGATACCGCAAAAGCCTTTGAGGAACTCGTTGAGGCGATCATCAAGAGCGCTGAGGTCGAGACGACGATGAAGAGGCTCCTTGATGAGATTGAGAGTACCAAACGCAGGGTTAATGCTCTGGAGTTTAAGGTTATTCCTCAACTCATCTCTACAAGGGATTTCATCAAGATGCGTCTTGACGAGATGGAGAGGGAAGAACTCTTCAGGCTCAAAAAGATCAAAGCCAGAACCCAGGCTTAA